The following coding sequences lie in one Homalodisca vitripennis isolate AUS2020 chromosome X, UT_GWSS_2.1, whole genome shotgun sequence genomic window:
- the LOC124369467 gene encoding uncharacterized protein LOC124369467: MEAEHTGGILEGSEGVGIDIINAEVVIVQQENVNIMDITVETPQNVEQVELVEEMPGPLAKKRKKNERAWKKTVAKVARHRPKGFPQMPSCKHSAKSKYRCAELSLQDVRKIHQQYYKDADLQSKKNFILQHVIVSSAKRTRLPEGIKSKRNVSTDFFLPKMRNNKTENVKVCRAALLTILQESKNRVQLICKKYLETGVVPLETRGGARQVDKI, from the exons ATGGAGGCTGAACATACAGGAGGTATTTTAGAAGGTAGTGAAGGCGttggtattgatattataaatgctgaagttgtaattgttcaacaagaaaatgtcaatataatggACATAACAGTGGAAACTCCACAAAATGTGGAACAAGTAGAGTTGGTAGAAGAGATGCCTGGCCCTTTggcaaagaaaaggaagaaaaacgaaagagcatggaagaaaactgttgcaaaagttgctag ACACCGCCCGAAGGGATTTCCACAGATGCCTAGTTGTAAACATTCGGCCAAAAGTAAGTACCGCTGCGCAGAACTTTCCCTGCAGGATGTTAGAAAGATACATCAGCAATACTATAAAGACGCTGACCTTCaatcaaagaagaattttattcttcagcACGTCATTGTTTCCTCAGCAAAAAGGACTCGTCTTCCAGAAGGTATcaaatcaaaaagaaatgtaagtaCTGACTTTTTCTTACCTAAAATGAGGAACAACAAAACTGAGAATGTTAAAGTATGTCGGGCAGCACTACTTACAATTTTGCAAGAGAGTAAAAACCGAGTGCAATTGATTTGCAAAAAGTACCTGGAAACAGGCGTCGTACCTTTGGAGACTCGTGGAGGAGCACGCCaagttgataaaatataa